A genome region from Drosophila simulans strain w501 chromosome 2R, Prin_Dsim_3.1, whole genome shotgun sequence includes the following:
- the LOC6735791 gene encoding uridine phosphorylase 1 has translation MSKSNCSDCTCRLANEVGQLKAIVNAQSRTLAKLVRQMKEGCKKDEEAKESTLCGLNPCLKCLQPDILYHLGLNTETTDFPKVFGDVRFVCMGGTPGRMENFAYYVMQEIGLKINAATKLRNISEAGQRFSLFKVGPVLCASHGMGCPSISILLHELIKMMYHAKCKDPVFIRIGTSGGIGVEPGTVIISSEAIDGRLNPAHEILVHGASVQHASQLDESLADEIKMCHDPCKDSYEAIIGRTLCAHDFYEGQSRLDGAFCEYTPEMKKSYLETLQSQQVKNIEMESLAFAALTSRANIRGAVVCVAILNRLNGDQIKTPHDVLSKWEKRPQELVARYIRKVLYHNDDDDESEQPEDEAEAGAGGAGDTQKAPAEEAE, from the exons atgtCCAAAAGCAACTGCAGTGACTGCACATGCCGTTTGGCCAACGAGGTGGGCCAGCTAAAGG CCATCGTGAATGCCCAGAGCAGGACGCTCGCCAAGCTGGTCCGCCAGATGAAGGAAGGCTGCAAGAAGGACGAGGAGGCCAAGGAATCCACTTTGTGCGGCCTGAATCCCTGCCTGAAGTGCCTGCAGCCTGACATACTCTACCACCTGGGTTTGAATACGGAGACCACGGACTTTCCCAAGGTTTTTGGGGATGTGAGG TTTGTTTGCATGGGAGGCACTCCGGGTCGGATGGAAAACTTTGCCTACTACGTGATGCAGGAGATCGGGCTGAAGATAAACGCGGCTACCAAGCTACGGAACATATCGGAGGCCGGCCAGCGATTCTCCTTGTTCAAGGTGGGTCCCGTGCTCTGCGCCAGCCACGGAATGGGTTGTCCGTCGATATCCATCCTGCTGCACGAACTCATCAAAATGATGTACCACGCCAAGTGCAAGGACCCCGTCTTCATCAGAATCGGCACCAGCGGCGGCATTGGCGTTGAACCCGGCACCGTGATTATCTCCTCCGAGGCGATTGATGGCCGCTTGAATCCCGCCCACGAGATCCTTGTGCACGGCGCCAGTGTCCAGCATGCCAGCCAGCTGGATGAGAGTCTGGCCGATGAAATCAAGATGTGCCACGATCCCTGCAAGGACAGCTATGAGGCTATCATCGGCCGGACTCTGTGTGCCCATGACTTTTACGAAGGCCAGTCGCGCCTAGATGGAGCCTTTTGCGAGTACACGCCCGAAATGAAGAAGTCCTACTTGGAGACGCTGCAGAGCCAGCAGGTGAAGAACATCGAGATGGAGAGCTTGGCCTTTGCCGCACTTACCAGTAGGGCCAACATCAGGGGCGCGGTCGTCTGTGTGGCCATCCTGAATCGCCTAAATGGGGATCAA ATCAAAACGCCCCATGATGTTTTGTCAAAATGGGAGAAGAGACCACAGGAGCTGGTGGCCCGCTATATACGCAAGGTTCTTTACCataacgacgacgacgatgagtCGGAGCAGCCGGAGGACGAGGCCgaagcaggagcaggtggGGCCGGGGACACCCAAAAGGCGCCTGCAGAAGAAGCCGAGTAA
- the LOC27206842 gene encoding CCHC-type zinc finger protein CG3800, with protein MSMSATCYKCNRPGHFARDCSLGGGGGPGGVGGGGGGGGGGMRGNDGGGMRRNREKCYKCNQFGHFARACPEEAERCYRCNGIGHISKDCTQADNPTCYRCNKTGHWVRNCPEAVNERGPTNVSCYKCNRAGHISKNCPETLKTCYGCGKSGHLRRECDEKGGRN; from the coding sequence ATGTCGATGTCTGCCACGTGCTACAAGTGCAACCGGCCGGGCCACTTTGCCCGGGACTGCAgtctcggcggcggcggaggtcCGGGCGGCGttggaggaggcggtggtggcggcggcggcggtatGCGCGGCAACGATGGCGGCGGCATGCGTCGCAACCGCGAGAAGTGCTACAAATGCAACCAATTCGGGCACTTCGCACGTGCCTGCCCCGAGGAGGCCGAGCGCTGCTACCGCTGCAACGGCATCGGGCACATCTCGAAGGACTGCACCCAGGCGGACAACCCGACCTGCTACCGGTGCAACAAGACCGGACACTGGGTGCGCAACTGCCCGGAGGCCGTCAACGAACGTGGACCGACCAATGTGTCGTGCTACAAGTGCAACCGCGCCGGACACATCTCCAAGAACTGCCCGGAGACTTTGAAGACTTGCTACGGCTGCGGCAAGAGCGGACATCTGAGGCGCGAGTGCGACGAGAAGGGCGGACGGAACTAG
- the LOC6735792 gene encoding PRADC1-like protein, which produces MLIAWLVLAASLSRSIRASTTISIPITTQDIIAGDVFFEILSPSELEYTYRLRPAKDFGSAFSERLEGVPLVITDPPSACQEIQNARDLNGGVALIDRGECSFLTKTLRAEAAGALAAIITEYNPSSPEFEHYIEMIHDNSQQDANIPAGFLLGKNGVIIRSTLQRLKRVHALINIPVNLTFTPPSKINHPPWLGW; this is translated from the exons ATGCTAATCGCCTGGTTAGTGCTTGCCGCCAGTTTGAGCCGATCCATCAGAGCCAGCACCACGATATCGATACCGATCACAACGCAGGACATAATAGCGGGTGACGTGTTTTTTGAAATCCTGTCCCCCTCGGAACTGGAATACACGTACCGGCTGCGCCCGGCCAAGGACTTTGGATCCGCCTTCTCGGAGCGGTTGGAGGGTGTGCCGCTGGTGATCACAGATCCCCCCAGCGCCTGCCAGGAGATCCAGAACGCCAGAGATCTCAATGGGGGAGTCGCACTCATTGATCGAGG AGAGTGCTCCTTCCTTACTAAGACACTTCGAGCGGAGGCAGCTGGCGCATTGGCTGCAATCATCACTGAGTACAATCCCAGCTCTCCAGAGTTTGAGCACTACATCGAGATGATACATGACAACTCCCAACAGGACGCCAACATACCGGCCGGCTTTCTTCTCGGGAAGAACGGCGTCATCATCCGGTCGACGCTGCAGCGGCTGAAGAGGGTGCACGCCCTGATCAACATACCGGTCAACCTCACCTTCACCCCGCCCTCTAAGATTAATCATCCGCCGTGGCTGGGCTGGTGA
- the LOC6735793 gene encoding uncharacterized protein LOC6735793, with the protein MSAAERTAEGDRDYDRCREPWSSRSGSRSRATSIGSSWLHDELQPGEHEPTSALLDYCKRKFLRPYVAILTLVGLNPISTDMTSIRACCSYVQALMVLFVLLVGYLLRYICGYRGDRGFTSYRDIRPITNGTDGGATTPNTIGELLFGFIVPSGFNLLAFVSAVLVCKVIDHEQLQNLIERVFLMSAKPKRLCRMLWLFLAIALALLISLFGYACCVVMMQPSQIVKVSWLAEILSDWEMWLRVGLLFTILLQDLVEIIILSNYYIECYLLRMHLETLSHKLLMHSIDSLDWMREVLEFRKLLERLNQHVSIPVCFLIVMNLAYAFAGLVYLFKDFDFHYCALKLVLLNIANVMLWLFLGLLPFFVASSVTRVCQNAQANGHQIRVRPFVYHNTSAEDLNSTLLFAASLDMSAKLFRMPIQPNYLCFAILVVVIVILTLGMCLNLTALGKI; encoded by the exons ATGAGCGCCGCCGAACGAACAGCTGAAGGGGATCGCGACTACGATCGGTGTCGGGAGCCATGGAGCAGCCGAAGCGGGAGCCGCAGCCGAGCGACCTCCATTGGATCATCCTGGCTGCACGACGAGCTT CAGCCGGGAGAGCATGAGCCCACTTCCGCTCTGCTGGACTACTGCAAACGGAAG TTCCTCCGTCCATACGTGGCCATCCTGACCCTGGTGGGCCTCAATCCCATCTCCACGGACATGACCAGCATCCGTGCCTGCTGCAGCTATGTCCAGGCGCTTATGGTGCTCTTCGTCCTGCTTGTAGGATACCTCTTGCGGTATATTTGCGGGTACAG GGGCGATCGAGGCTTCACCAGCTACCGGGATATTCGACCCATAACCAATGGGACAGATGGCGGAGCTACCACCCCGAACACCATAGGAGAACTTCTGTTTGGGTTCATAGTGCCCAGTGGCTTTAACCTCTTGGCCTTCGTGTCGGCAGTGTTGGTATGCAAGGTGATCGACCACGAGCAGCTGCAGAACCTCATCGAGAGGGTTTTCCTGATGTCCGCCAAGCCGAAGAGGCTCTGCCGCATGCTGTGGCTTTTTCTGGCCATTGCACTGGCCCTGTTGATTTCGCTATTCGGCTACGCCTGCTGTGTGGTGATGATGCAGCCCAGCCAGATCGTCAAGGTGTCTTGGCTAGCGGAAATCCTAAGCGACTGGGAGATGTGGTTGCGAGTGGGTCTCTTGTTCACCATACTGCTGCAGGATTTGGTGGAGATTATCATACTGAGCAACTACTACATCGAGTGTTATTTGCTAAGGATGCATCTGGAAACGCTGTCGCACAAGCTGCTTATGCACTCCATCGACTCGCTGGATTGGATGAGGGAAGTCCTCGAATTCCGCAAGCTGCTGGAGCGCTTAAATCAGCACGTGTCTATTCCAGTGTGCTTCCTGATTGTAATGAATCTGGCGTACGCATTCGCGGGATTGGTGTACCTATTTAAGGACTTTGATTTCCATTACTGCGCCCTGAAGCTCGTCCTGCTAAACATTGCCAACGTGATGCTGTGGCTGTTTCTGGGATTGCTGCCCTTTTTCGTGGCATCATCAGTGACTCGAGTGTGCCAGAATGCTCAAGCTAATGGACACCAGATACGGGTTCGTCCATTTGTTTACCACAATACCTCAGCGGAAGATCTCAACTCGACGCTGCTGTTCGCCGCATCGCTGGACATGTCCGCCAAACTCTTTCGAATGCCCATCCAGCCAAACTACTTGTGCTTCGCCATCCTTGTGGTGGTCATTGTGATTCTCACGCTGGGCATGTGCCTGAATCTCAcagcactgggaaaaatataa